The following are from one region of the Chloroherpetonaceae bacterium genome:
- a CDS encoding DUF1287 domain-containing protein, whose protein sequence is MKTIDHGLHALRFSLLLEMYRLILHGTILLFILAFYQTVAAQAPFQKALADSAFRLTLTKVHYDPAYYVLSYPNGDLPPNKGVCTDVVIRAYRMFQIDLQREVHLDIKENFSRYPKLWGLKKPDKNIDHRRVPNLMRFFARKGIEKPITLSALDYQPGDIVCWNLGGAITHIGLVSAVRSDKHQGYKIIHNIGRGQVIEDCLFDFKIIGHYLYPPLK, encoded by the coding sequence ATGAAAACAATTGACCACGGCTTACACGCCCTCCGATTCAGCCTCCTCTTAGAAATGTACCGTTTGATTTTGCACGGCACAATTCTTTTATTCATCCTCGCTTTTTATCAAACTGTGGCCGCACAAGCCCCATTTCAAAAGGCACTCGCCGATTCTGCTTTTCGATTAACGCTCACGAAAGTCCACTACGACCCCGCATACTATGTCCTTTCATATCCCAATGGCGACCTTCCTCCTAATAAGGGCGTTTGCACCGATGTCGTGATTCGTGCCTATCGAATGTTCCAAATCGATCTGCAACGAGAAGTTCATCTTGACATCAAAGAAAATTTTAGTCGTTATCCAAAGCTATGGGGATTGAAAAAGCCGGATAAAAATATCGACCACCGAAGGGTACCCAATTTGATGCGGTTCTTCGCCAGAAAAGGAATTGAAAAACCCATTACTTTATCCGCCCTTGATTACCAGCCCGGCGATATTGTCTGTTGGAATTTAGGCGGCGCGATAACCCACATTGGGCTTGTTTCCGCCGTTCGTTCAGATAAGCATCAAGGCTATAAAATTATTCACAACATTGGGAGAGGACAAGTAATTGAGGATTGCCTTTTCGATTTCAAAATTATTGGGCACTACCTTTATCCCCCGTTAAAATAA
- a CDS encoding RNA methyltransferase, whose protein sequence is MKAALSLAKRKVYSRLSEKKFRLTSGLFLAEGERTVMQLVSNLPSPDFLEAIILRETSPESIHHIAPPAKRFHLENIPNDLHSKVYWATKDEFDLIATTEEPQFMIGIFREPKWVMEAFLQNPNRSPFIVALDGVQDPGNAGTILRTAAWFRATGVIGGEGTVDFYNPKTVRSSAGALYSIPNLRVQNLEETVKSLKQNGYKVYAADMHGEAYRTVSIEAKSLLVIGNEGNGISETILSQATRLSISGDANAVESLNAGVSAAILIAHFARAY, encoded by the coding sequence ATGAAAGCAGCGCTCAGTCTAGCAAAGCGCAAAGTTTACTCTCGCTTATCGGAAAAAAAATTTCGCTTGACCTCAGGTCTATTCTTAGCCGAAGGCGAACGCACTGTGATGCAGCTTGTTTCCAACTTGCCTTCACCCGATTTCTTGGAAGCAATCATCCTACGCGAAACTTCGCCCGAATCCATTCATCACATCGCTCCGCCCGCCAAGCGATTTCACCTTGAAAACATCCCAAACGACCTGCATTCAAAAGTATATTGGGCAACGAAGGATGAATTTGATCTCATCGCAACGACCGAAGAGCCGCAATTTATGATAGGTATATTTCGAGAACCCAAGTGGGTGATGGAAGCCTTCCTGCAAAACCCCAATCGCAGCCCATTCATCGTGGCTTTAGACGGCGTTCAAGACCCCGGCAATGCCGGAACAATTCTTCGAACGGCGGCTTGGTTTCGAGCCACCGGTGTTATTGGTGGGGAAGGCACTGTTGACTTTTATAATCCGAAAACCGTTCGCTCATCGGCCGGGGCGCTTTATTCCATCCCCAATCTTCGTGTTCAAAATCTTGAAGAAACCGTAAAAAGTTTAAAGCAGAACGGGTATAAAGTTTACGCAGCCGATATGCACGGAGAAGCGTATCGCACGGTTTCAATTGAGGCGAAATCGCTCTTGGTCATCGGGAACGAAGGCAACGGGATTTCCGAAACGATTCTGAGCCAAGCCACCCGGCTTTCAATTTCAGGGGATGCGAACGCAGTGGAATCGCTCAATGCCGGGGTTTCTGCTGCAATTTTAATCGCTCATTTTGCACGGGCGTATTGA
- a CDS encoding adenylate/guanylate cyclase domain-containing protein, giving the protein MRITIQTKLFLLTFGITTVVLLAVVFSVNYVQTKTIEAKISRDFSQTQAVFNQAQSLRYERLVESAYLISENSLFKANVELRDPASVYFSIEEFSKFLKVDVFFVTDPDGNLLAFLGDTSRHGVDFSFAPTVQKALRGEDPEINPTLPDLWSIGIDTIFQIVTVPIFTANDNRLLGTTTLGIKLTQFEAKQLKGNSNIDITFFLGNVLVASTIDSLKKEDARNFYSSFEKEVQVNMSQLKASDVFESSLFNEIQYTFISPLGRGAPGYYVATVKKSQELQILTTLRETILYVAGISLLLTIVFAVLMGRLLSKPIVTLSGAMTRVQNGDLGVEVTPTTKDEIGQLSIDFNKMIVGLRERMQLQRYVGSHTLEMIQKTSGSSENNQTMLGGLREEITMLFSDIRGFTSYSESRSPEEVIGMLNRYLGFQADLVSDFGGSVDKFVGDEMVALFAGKDGLKRALQCAIEIQKRKQIERSKNPNDSMIDIGIGVNFGAVVLGNMGAQDRMDYTVIGSAVNLSARLCSAAKGGQILVRKDLLRLLELERNFQIGTIESMTFKGISTPLEIAEIRY; this is encoded by the coding sequence ATGAGAATTACCATTCAAACCAAGCTTTTCTTGCTCACTTTTGGAATCACGACCGTTGTATTGCTTGCGGTGGTTTTCTCGGTGAATTATGTTCAAACAAAAACTATTGAGGCCAAAATCTCTCGTGATTTCTCCCAAACCCAAGCCGTTTTTAATCAAGCGCAAAGCCTTCGGTACGAACGCCTTGTCGAATCCGCTTATCTGATCAGTGAAAATTCACTCTTCAAAGCCAATGTTGAATTGCGCGACCCCGCGTCAGTGTATTTTAGCATTGAAGAATTTTCAAAGTTTTTGAAAGTGGATGTGTTTTTTGTAACTGACCCCGATGGGAATCTCTTGGCTTTTTTGGGAGACACCTCGCGGCACGGCGTTGATTTCAGTTTCGCACCAACTGTTCAAAAAGCCCTTCGCGGGGAAGACCCCGAAATCAACCCCACTTTACCCGATTTATGGAGCATCGGAATCGATACAATTTTTCAAATCGTTACGGTTCCTATTTTTACTGCAAATGATAATCGCTTGTTAGGAACTACAACGCTTGGCATCAAACTAACACAATTTGAAGCAAAACAATTGAAAGGAAATTCAAACATTGATATCACATTTTTCTTAGGCAATGTTTTGGTTGCAAGCACGATTGATTCACTCAAAAAGGAAGATGCGAGAAATTTTTATTCTTCTTTTGAAAAGGAGGTTCAAGTGAATATGAGTCAATTGAAGGCAAGTGATGTGTTTGAATCAAGTCTTTTTAACGAAATTCAATACACCTTTATTTCGCCACTCGGAAGAGGCGCGCCGGGGTATTATGTCGCAACAGTGAAGAAATCGCAAGAGCTTCAAATTCTAACCACGCTTCGCGAAACCATTTTATATGTGGCAGGAATCAGCTTATTACTAACCATCGTATTTGCGGTTTTAATGGGAAGATTGCTCTCAAAGCCAATTGTAACCCTTTCCGGCGCAATGACTCGTGTTCAAAATGGCGATTTGGGTGTTGAAGTAACTCCCACGACAAAAGATGAAATCGGTCAGCTTTCTATTGACTTTAATAAGATGATTGTTGGGCTGCGCGAGAGAATGCAACTTCAGCGATATGTAGGAAGTCATACGCTTGAAATGATTCAAAAAACCTCCGGTTCGTCGGAAAACAACCAAACAATGCTGGGAGGTTTGAGAGAAGAAATCACGATGCTTTTCTCTGATATTCGTGGCTTTACTTCATACAGCGAATCTCGCTCACCCGAAGAAGTCATTGGAATGCTCAATCGCTACCTTGGGTTTCAAGCAGATTTAGTGAGTGACTTTGGCGGCTCTGTCGATAAATTTGTGGGAGACGAAATGGTGGCACTTTTTGCCGGAAAAGATGGCTTAAAGCGTGCTTTGCAGTGTGCTATTGAGATTCAAAAAAGGAAACAAATTGAACGTTCAAAAAACCCTAACGATTCAATGATTGACATTGGAATTGGTGTTAATTTTGGTGCGGTGGTCTTAGGAAATATGGGCGCACAAGACCGAATGGATTATACTGTAATCGGCTCAGCCGTCAATCTTTCTGCGCGGCTTTGTTCTGCGGCCAAAGGCGGTCAAATTCTTGTGCGAAAAGATTTATTGCGGTTGCTCGAACTTGAACGGAATTTTCAGATTGGAACCATCGAATCAATGACATTCAAGGGAATTTCAACACCGTTGGAAATCGCAGAGATTCGCTATTAA